In Engraulis encrasicolus isolate BLACKSEA-1 chromosome 15, IST_EnEncr_1.0, whole genome shotgun sequence, the following proteins share a genomic window:
- the LOC134464766 gene encoding uncharacterized protein LOC134464766: MSGGRGGRGRGRGASGGRGRGRGRGRGSPKNGEASEDVNVEEEQQAEEPSGQGTGVLKCVDDGAAGEVQKPGEDGKVTRGGKGGRGRGGRRGRVQNDELTEDVNVEDQQAEEPSGQGTDGQQSVDEGGEGAGEVQRTEETVKAVRDGRGVGGRPNNDEVTEDVNVEEQQGEGPRDQDTDGPKSDVEGGGVQKPAEAGKALRRGRGGRQQIGEESEDVNVEEPSPRDQDTGGTKSVEGGEVLKRVEAGKAVLDGTGEDDDVNMDETEDSSDEDEDSDLEGEDDEEWLPRASANAKRRRKEEDEDRDEENDDEETGRGKGRGGRGSRGRGESRGRGRGRGKGGGRGRGRGRGRQNIGEVSEDINVQEHQAEGPKKDQPEEAGKVTRGERGGRGRGRGRGGGRGRQKIGEVSEDVNVQEHQAEGPKKDQPEEAGRGGRGRGRGRGRGGGRARLKNGEVSEDVNVEEEHQAEGLRDQDTGGPKSVDEGTAGEFQKPEEAGKAMRGGRGGRGRGRGGGRARLKNGEVSEDVNVEDEQQQAEGPRDTDGLKRVGDEGGGGGEGQKPGEAGKAVLDDTGEEAPNVNESKDSRGEDENPDLEGGGDDDVDRVPSREEAEGEEEEEEEEAAAGSSTSKGKAAVQPRGSAASGGRGRGRGKGQDPAALPTGADVEGGPWLDDSTEDHLPPQPEFQPLRTPGPQITQGAEYTTMQLFRLFFTDTMLRTLVRNTNKYGASCHADRWTDLTRSDVFSYMSLLIYMGMTQLPATSDYWRQAELYNLSFPRSVMSRRKFKVINTALYMSDPDDDAVNDARKGTAEYDCLHKLKPLYTELREACKTNFHPYQHIRVDERKVITRPGLVQKDKQSKYGYKWFVLMDSRSGYTWDFHMNEGRCEMERGKGLSYDLVMELLSTKALGAGYKLYVDNFYNSPEFFKDLLQQKVWACGTVGPSNTKGFPRTDRPGALDKKSPRGASRWIREEPLLFVQWRDTRIVQVCSTMHQAHAGETVQRKVKVAGGKWSTKDIPVPPAVKDYYKHMGGADLSHALIDSYKVPSKSRKWHQGLFSLFLDIAIVNAFVLHKEIALSKGQTPKTQKAFREELAMELSKARSRTTYTFATPPPAPHLIRGVHLPVYIGGNATQSRKLCCLCRKKTPIMCEACARPFCMVSARNCYTHWHTQNIPVTTPGDLKIVGCFFRGLEDSIFEIGYS; this comes from the exons ATGAGCGgcggaaggggaggaagaggaagaggaagaggggcaagtggcggaagagggagaggaagaggtagaggcagaggaaGCCCGAAGAATGGTGAAGCATCAGAAGACGTAAACGTGGAGGAAGAACAGCAAGCTGAGGAGCCCAGCGGCCAAGGCACAGGCGTTCTGAAGTGTGTTGATGACGGAGCAGCAGGAGAGGTGCAAAAACCAGGGGAAGATGGAAAAGTCACGAGAGgcggaaagggaggaagaggaagagggggaaggcgAGGAAGAGTGCAGAATGATGAACTAACAGAAGACGTAAACGTAGAAGACCAGCAAGCTGAGGAGCCCAGCGGCCAAGGCACGGATGGCCAGCAGAGTGTtgatgaaggaggagaaggagccgGAGAGGTGCAAAGAACAGAGGAAACCGTAAAAGCCGTGAGAGACGGAAGGGGAGTAGGAGGAAGACCAAATAATGATGAAGTAACAGAAGACGTAAACGTAGAAGAACAACAAGGTGAGGGACCCAGAGACCAAGACACAGACGGCCCAAAGAGCGATGTAGAAGGAGGAGGGGTGCAAAAACCAGCAGAAGCTGGAAAAGCCTTGAGACGCGGAAGGGGAGGCAGACAGCAGATTGGCGAAGAATCAGAAGACGTAAATGTAGAAGAACCAAGTCCCAGAGACCAAGACACAGGCGGTACCAAGAGCGTTGAAGGAGGAGAGGTGCTAAAAAGAGTAGAAGCGGGAAAGGCCGTGTTGGATGGCACGGGGGAGGATGACGACGTCAACATGGATGAGACTGAGGACTCAAGCGACGAAGATGAAGACTCAGATTTGGAGGG TGAGGATGACGAAGAGTGGCTACCTCGGGCCTCCGCCAATGCAAAGAGACGTcggaaggaggaggacgaggacagagatgaagagaatgATGACGAAGAAacagggagaggaaaggggagaggcgGCAGGGGAAGTCGAGGAAGAGGTGAGAGtcgagggagaggaaggggtcgaggaaaaggtggaggaagaggtagaggtagaggcagaggcagacagaaTATTGGTGAAGTATCAGAAGATATAAACGTACAAGAACATCAAGCTGAGGGACCCAAAAAAGACCAACCAGAAGAAGCTGGAAAAGTCACGAGAGGCGAAaggggaggacgaggaagaggaagaggaagagggggaggaagaggcagaCAGAAGATTGGTGAAGTATCAGAAGATGTAAACGTACAAGAGCACCAAGCTGAGGGACCCAAAAAAGACCAACCAGAAGAAGCTGGAaggggaggacgaggaagaggaagaggaagaggaagagggggaggcagaGCAAGACTGAAGAATGGTGAAGTATCAGAAGATGTAAACGTAGAGGAAGAGCACCAAGCTGAGGGACTCCGAGATCAAGACACAGGCGGCCCAAAGAGTGTTGATGAAGGAACAGCAGGAGAGTTTCAAAAGCCAGAAGAAGCCGGGAAAGCTATGAGAGgcgggaggggaggaagaggaagaggaagagggggaggcagaGCAAGACTGAAGAATGGTGAAGTATCAGAAGATGTAAACGTAGAGGACGAACAACAACAAGCTGAGGGACCTAGAGACACAGACGGCCTGAAGAGAGTTggtgatgaaggaggaggaggaggagaggggcagaagcCAGGAGAAGCTGGAAAAGCCGTCTTGGATGACACGGGGGAGGAAGCACCGAACGTGAATGAGAGCAAGGATTCCAGGGGCGAAGATGAAAACCCAGATTTGGAGGG tggtggtgatgatgacgtAGACAGGGTGCCTTCCAGGGAGGAagcagaaggagaagaggaagaggaagaggaagaggcagctgCTGGATCTTCCACCTCTAAGGGGAAAGCTGCTGTACAACCACGAGGCAGCGCAGCATCCGGAGgccgagggagaggaagaggaaaaggccaAGACCCTGCAG ccctacctacAGGTGCTGACGTAGAGGGTGGGCCCTGGTTGGACGATAGTACAGAGGACCACCTACCACCTCAGCCCGAATTTCAGCCTCTACGGACGCCTGGCCCACAAATTACGCAAGGAGCGGAATACACAACAATGCAACTCTTCAGGCTCTTCTTTACTGACACCATGCTGCGCACTCTGGTGCGAAACACCAACAAATACGGAGCAAGTTGTCACGCTGACCGATGGACTGACCTCACACGTTCAGACGTCTTTTCATACATGTCCTTGCTCATATACATGGGGATGACACAGCTGCCCGCCACTAGCGACTACTGGAGACAAGCCGAGCTATACAACCTATCCTTTCCCAG GTCCGTGATGTCCCGCCGCAAGTTCAAGGTCATCAACACGGCGCTATACATGAGCGACCCCGATGACGATGCCGTAAACGACGCACGAAAAGGAACGGCCGAATACGATTGCCTGCACAAGCTCAAGCCCCTGTACACAGAGCTGCGGGAGGCTTGCAAGACCAACTTCCATCCCTACCAGCACATCCGTGTGGACGAGAGGAAGGTGATCACCAGACCAGGACTGGTGCAGAAAGACAAGCAAAGTAAATATGGTTACAAATGGTTTGTCCTCATGGACTCCAGAAGTGGCTACACGTGGGACTTCCACATGAACGAGGGCAgatgtgagatggagagaggaaagggcCTCAGTTACGACTTGGTGATGGAGCTGCTGTCCACCAAGGCTCTGGGCGCAGGATACAAACTGTATGTGGACAATTTTTACAACAGCCCAGAATTCTTCAAGGACCTGCTGCAGCAAAAGGTCTGGGCCTGTGGAACCGTCGGGCCCAGCAACACGAAGGGCTTCCCTCGTACAGACAGGCCCGGTGCGCTCGACAAGAAGTCTCCACGAG GTGCTAGCAGGTGGATCAGGGAAGAGCCGCTGTTGTTCGTGCAGTGGAGAGACACGCGCATTGTGCAAGTGTGCTCCACCATGCACCAGGCCCACGCAGGGGAGACCGTCCAACGGAAGGTAAAAGTTGCCGGTGGAAAGTGGTCAACCAAGGATATCCCAGTTCCGCCAGCAGTCAAAGACTATTACAAACACATGGGTGGAGCCGACCTCTCGCATGCTCTCATTGACTCCTACAAAGTTCCGTCCAAAAGCAGGAAGTGGCACCAAGGTCTGTTTTCCCTTTTCCTAGACATCGCAATCGTCAATGCCTTTGTTCTACACAAGGAGATTGCCTTGAGCAAAGGGCAAACGCCAAAAACCCAGAAGGCCTTCCGGGAGGAACTGGCGATGGAACTGTCAAAAGCCAGGTCCCGCACCACGTACACGTTTGCCACACCTCCCCCTGCTCCCCACCTCATACGTGGCGTGCACCTGCCGGTGTATATCGGGGGCAATGCCACTCAGAGCCGTAAGTTGTGCTGTTTGTGCCGTAAGAAGACCCCCATCATGTGTGAGGCTTGCGCCCGCCCGTTCTGCATGGTCTCGGCCCGAAACTGCTACACTCATTGGCATACACAGAACATCCCTGTCACTACCCCAGGGGACTTGAAAATTGTAGGGTGTTTCTTCCGGGGTTTGGAGGACTCAATATTTGAAATCGgttattcttaa
- the LOC134464765 gene encoding piggyBac transposable element-derived protein 4-like, protein MPEEDDVVEIVAKPRDQGTGEVEGGGDDMEEEDVDINESEDSRDEDEDPDLERGGDDDADWVPSREEAEGDDEEEDEEAAAGSSTSKRKAAGQPRGSAASDSQGGGTGRGSTGADEEGGPWLDESTEDHLPPQPEFQPLRTPGPQITQGAEYTTLQLFRLFFTDAMLRTLVRNTNKYGGIHYSDRWTDITRSDLFSYMSMVIYMGITQLPTIEDYWKRTKLFNLPFPRSVITRKKFTLISTALYMSNPEDDAANEARRGTAEYDCLQKIKPMYTELREACRNNFHPYQHIRVDERAVCRRVQKDKQHKYGFKLFFLTDSRCGYMWDFHVNEGRCEMATGKGLSYDTVLELVSTDGLGAGYKLYVDNFYNCPELFKDLLQKKIWACGTIGPRCKGFPSTNRPGSLDKKSPRGAIRWIREDPLLFVQWRDNCDVQMCSTMHQAHAGETVQKKVKVAGGKWLAKDIPVPPAVKDHNKHMGVADNQSDAVIDYNSVWLRTKRWYRTLFSNFMDIAIANAFILHKEIALSKGETPRTQQAFREDLLTELSEAGSYPDPSWMVAIPPTASPAAPKKGGMHLPEYLSSNATTGRRKCAVCRMSCPIKSHFVWNKELN, encoded by the exons ATGCCAGAAGAAGACGACGTAGTAGAAATAGTTGCGAAACCCAGAGACCAAGGCACAGGTGAagttgaaggaggaggagatgacatGGAGGAGGAAGACGTCGATATCAATGAGAGTGAGGATTCCAGGGACGAAGATGAAGACCCAGATTTGGAGCG tggtggtgatgatgacgcAGACTGGGTGCCCTCCAGGGAGGAAGCTGAaggagatgatgaagaggaagatgaagaggctgCTGCTGGATCTTCCACCTCCAAGAGGAAAGCTGCTGGACAACCACGGGGCAGCGCAGCATCCGATAGCCAAGGTGGAGGAACAGGCCGGGGCTCCACAGGTGCTGACGAGGAGGGTGGGCCCTGGTTGGACGAGAGTACAGAGGACCACCTGCCACCTCAGCCCGAATTTCAGCCTCTACGGACGCCTGGTCCGCAAATTACACAAGGAGCGGAATACACAACCCTGCAACTCTTCAGGCTGTTCTTTACTGACGCCATGCTGCGCACTCTGGTGCGAAACACCAACAAATACGGAGGAATTCATTACAGCGACCGATGGACTGACATCACGCGTTCAGACCTCTTTTCATACATGTCCATGGTCATATACATGGGAATAACACAGCTGCCTACCATTGAAGACTACTGGAAACGTACCAAACTATTCAACCTGCCTTTTCCCAGGTCCGTGATCACTCGCAAGAAGTTCACGCTCATCTCCACGGCGCTATACATGAGCAACCCCGAGGACGATGCCGCAAACGAGGCGCGCAGAGGAACGGCCGAATACGATTGCCTGCAGAAGATAAAGCCCATGTACACGGAGCTGAGGGAGGCTTGCAGGAACAACTTCCATCCCTACCAGCACATCCGTGTGGATGAGAGAGCGGTGTGCAGAAGAGTTCAGAAAGACAAGCAACACAAGTATGGTTTCAAGCTGTTTTTCCTCACGGACTCCAGATGCGGTTACATGTGGGACTTCCATGTGAATGAGGGCAGATGTGAGATGGCGACTGGAAAAGGCCTCAGTTACGATACGGTGTTGGAGCTGGTGTCCACGGATGGTCTGGGCGCAGGATACAAACTGTATGTGGACAATTTTTACAACTGCCCAGAACTCTTCAAGGACCTCCTGCAGAAGAAGATCTGGGCCTGTGGCACCATCGGGCCACGTTGCAAGGGCTTCCCTAGTACAAACAGGCCTGGCTCGCTTGACAAGAAGTCTCCACGAGGTGCCATCAGGTGGATCAGGGAAGACCccctgttgtttgtgcagtggAGAGACAATTGTGATGTGCAAATGTGCTCCACCATGCACCAGGCCCACGCAGGAGAGACCGTCCAAAAGAAGGTGAAGGTTGCTGGTGGGAAGTGGTTGGCCAAGGACATCCCAGTTCCACCAGCAGTCAAAGACCACAACAAACACATGGGTGTGGCTGACAACCAGTCGGATGCCGTCATTGACTACAACAGCGTCTGGCTCAGAACAAAGAGGTGGTACAGAACCTTGTTTTCCAACTTCATGGACATTGCGATCGCCAACGCCTTCATTCTGCACAAGGAGATTGCCTTGAGCAAAGGGGAAACGCCACGGACGCAGCAGGCCTTCCGAGAGGATCTCTTGACGGAGCTGTCAGAAGCCGGATCCTACCCGGATCCTAGCTGGATGGTGGCCATACCTCCCACAGCTTCCCCGGCGGCCCCCAAAAAAGGCGGCATGCACCTGCCAGAGTACTTATCGAGCAATGCCACCACGGGCCGTAGGAAGTGTGCCGTTTGCCGGATGTCGTGCCCCATCAA atcccactttgtctggaacaaagaattgaattga